From Granulicella arctica:
GGTAGAAACTTGACAGAATCAGCCTCGCACGACCCCACATCTTCGGAATAGTCACCGATTCCGCGGGCCCTGATGCAGACCTAACTTCAATAGAATGAATACTTTCGTACTTCAGGTACGGGGGGAGGCAGGGGGTGCGATGCCTTAGGCTTGATTCCGAAGATCTTTCGCCAGCATAGTAGTTCTTTCCGGGAATCGATTCAAAATCTGGCAACCTTTTCCTATTGCGCACGAGTAGCCGAAGCGATACTCTAAGCACATCGTTGTTGGCTGTCAGACCACTGGTTGATTGATACTGAATTCCGAGGTGCTTCACTCTATGCGGTTTGGACGAATCCTTCTTTCCTCATCCCTGATCGTCGCCTCCGCAGTTCCCGCTCTCGCGATGACGCATTCGCGCCGTGGCCCAACTTCGCCAAAGCTCTTCAACAAGCACACGGCGAAGGTCGCTCATTCCAACTCACAGCGAGCCATCGACGACAGTCGCGCAACAGCAATTCAGACCGCACTCATCTCGCACGGATATCTCAGCGGCGAAGCAACTGGACATTGGGATAATCAGACGGAAGCCGCAATGCAGAAGATGCAGGCCGACAATGGTTGGCAGACAAAGCTCATTCCCGACTCTCGCGCCATCATCAAGCTCGGTCTAGGACCAAATCAGGAAGCCGAAGCATCTTCAACAGGCGGCGAAATCAGCACCCGCTAAACCGACCTAAGGAAGTTCCGGCCGCAACGACCCCGTCGTTGCGGCCTTCCTTATGCCTTCTGGCTCTCGCGAAACGCCTTGACGATCGCCAGATACTTACGCGCTGTCTCCGTTATCAGCTCTGGTTTTCCGTCAGCCATTGCCTTCGCATCCACAAGATCTGCTCCAACACCAAGCGCAAACGAACCAGCAGCCAGAAACTCGGTCGCAGTATCAAGCGTCACTCCGCCTGTCGGAATCAGTTCAACCTGCGGCAGAGGTGCCTTGATCGACTTGAGATACTTCGCTCCACCCATCGCATTCGCCGGAAACACCTTGATTACGTCCGCGCCAGCCTCCCAGGCCGTGACGATCTCTGTCGGAGTCAACGCTCCAGGAAGAACAGCAATCGAGTAGCGCTGACACATCTCGATCGTCTTCACGTTCAGCGCCGGACTGACGATGAACTTGGCTCCTTCCAGAATGCACATCCGCGCAGTCTCTGGATCGAGCACCGTTCCAGCGCCGATCAGAATGTCTGGACGTTCCTCCGCAAGCCGACGCATCACATGCATCGCTCCTGGAATCGTCATCGTAATCTCGAGCACCGTCACTCCGCCTGCAGCAATCGCTGTCGCCAGCGCAAGCGCCTTCGAGTGCGACTCAGCCCGAAGCACCGGAACAAGTCCGATCTCGCGCAGCGTCTCTAGTATCTGAACCTTATCCATCGTGATCGATCCCTTTCATCGTTGCACCCCAGCAGAACCGCCCTGCATCGCCCGCTCAACCTCAGCCAGCGTACTCATCGAGCTATCGCCTGGAGTTGTCATCGCCAAAGCACCATGCGCAACACCGCAATCAAGCGCCCATTGCATCCCACGTTCCGCCATCAGGCCATAGATCAGACCAGCCGCAAACGAGTCTCCACCGCCAACGCGGTCATAGATCTCCAGGTCGAGAAAGTCCATACTCTGGAAGACCTCGCCAGCAGCCCACGCAAAAGCGGCCCAATCGTTCCGGTTAGCGGTTCGCGGCCGTCGCGTCGTCGTCGCGATCACCTTGATATCCGGGAACTCGGCTATCGTTCGCCCGACCATCGCCGTATAACTGGCCAGATTATGCCACGGCGGTCCAGACGACGCATCGCATAACTCCGCAGCAAGATCGCCCTCATGACCG
This genomic window contains:
- a CDS encoding peptidoglycan-binding domain-containing protein, whose product is MRFGRILLSSSLIVASAVPALAMTHSRRGPTSPKLFNKHTAKVAHSNSQRAIDDSRATAIQTALISHGYLSGEATGHWDNQTEAAMQKMQADNGWQTKLIPDSRAIIKLGLGPNQEAEASSTGGEISTR
- a CDS encoding bifunctional 4-hydroxy-2-oxoglutarate aldolase/2-dehydro-3-deoxy-phosphogluconate aldolase, producing MDKVQILETLREIGLVPVLRAESHSKALALATAIAAGGVTVLEITMTIPGAMHVMRRLAEERPDILIGAGTVLDPETARMCILEGAKFIVSPALNVKTIEMCQRYSIAVLPGALTPTEIVTAWEAGADVIKVFPANAMGGAKYLKSIKAPLPQVELIPTGGVTLDTATEFLAAGSFALGVGADLVDAKAMADGKPELITETARKYLAIVKAFRESQKA